One segment of Candidatus Hydrogenedentota bacterium DNA contains the following:
- a CDS encoding DEAD/DEAH box helicase, with amino-acid sequence MSFHDFDIPEPCLRVLNEKGITDPTPIQAKTFEAASRGDDILGIAQTGTGKTLAFGLPAVCELSRYKPGPGRMLVLTPTRELAIQVHEVIEPLAKAMKLRSTCVYGGVGMQPQINALRRGADIIIATPGRLLDHIQQRTVRFDKLSILVFDEADRMLDMGFLPDIRRIVSVLPRDRQTLLFSATFADEMARVSREFQREPKRIEVGAVFRPVDAVTQHLYTVRNDDKTQLLIDLLGESNVDSAIVFIRAKYRADRIAKMLRKHGFKSQPIHGGRTQGQRQRALDEFKSGKCNILVATDVAARGIDIQGVTHVFNFDVPGQYDDYVHRIGRTARNQATGDAITFVTPEDTKELANLERGMGKRFDEVDWSGAVDVERTFRVREQGESTRKPRGGGNGRNRGRGNAPAQASSNGNGGGNGHAAPSGGRRRSRRGRRGAQVA; translated from the coding sequence GTGTCCTTCCACGATTTTGACATTCCCGAGCCGTGCCTTCGCGTTTTGAACGAGAAGGGCATCACGGATCCGACGCCTATCCAGGCGAAAACCTTCGAAGCCGCGAGCCGCGGCGACGACATCCTGGGCATCGCCCAGACCGGCACCGGCAAGACGCTGGCCTTCGGCCTGCCCGCCGTGTGCGAGCTTTCGCGCTACAAGCCCGGCCCCGGCCGCATGCTGGTGCTGACGCCGACCCGCGAATTGGCCATCCAGGTGCACGAGGTGATCGAGCCCCTGGCGAAGGCGATGAAGCTGCGCAGCACCTGCGTCTACGGCGGCGTGGGCATGCAGCCCCAGATCAACGCCCTGCGCCGCGGCGCGGACATCATCATCGCGACGCCCGGGCGCCTGCTGGACCATATCCAGCAGCGGACGGTCCGCTTTGACAAGCTCTCCATCCTCGTATTTGACGAGGCCGACCGCATGCTGGACATGGGCTTCCTGCCCGATATCCGGCGCATTGTTTCGGTGCTCCCGCGCGACCGGCAGACGCTGCTTTTCTCCGCCACCTTCGCCGACGAAATGGCGCGGGTTTCGCGCGAGTTTCAGCGCGAGCCGAAGCGGATCGAGGTCGGCGCCGTGTTCCGCCCGGTGGACGCCGTGACCCAGCACCTCTACACCGTGCGCAATGACGACAAGACGCAGCTGCTCATCGACCTGCTTGGCGAATCCAACGTGGACTCCGCAATCGTGTTCATCCGCGCGAAGTACCGCGCGGACCGCATTGCGAAGATGCTGCGAAAACACGGCTTCAAGTCCCAGCCGATTCACGGAGGCCGCACCCAGGGCCAGCGCCAGCGCGCGCTGGACGAATTCAAGTCCGGCAAGTGCAATATCCTCGTGGCCACGGACGTGGCGGCGCGCGGCATCGACATCCAGGGCGTCACGCACGTCTTTAATTTCGATGTTCCAGGCCAGTACGACGATTATGTCCACCGCATCGGCCGCACGGCGCGCAACCAGGCCACGGGCGACGCGATCACCTTTGTGACGCCGGAAGACACGAAGGAACTGGCGAACCTCGAGCGCGGCATGGGCAAGCGCTTCGACGAAGTCGACTGGTCCGGCGCGGTGGACGTGGAGCGGACCTTCCGCGTGCGCGAGCAGGGCGAAAGCACCCGCAAACCCCGCGGCGGCGGCAACGGGCGCAACCGCGGACGCGGCAACGCCCCGGCGCAGGCCTCCAGCAACGGAAACGGCGGCGGCAACGGTCACGCGGCCCCGAGCGGCGGTCGCCGGCGCTCGCGCCGCGGACGTCGCGGCGCGCAGGTGGCGTAG
- a CDS encoding GIY-YIG nuclease family protein: protein MYYVYVLRSASTGKIYIGQTSHLENRLAQHNDPDCTFTMYTKRNQGPWVVIHTEMFPTRRQAMLREKQLKSGQGREWIRAHLLQEDGGC from the coding sequence GTGTACTACGTGTACGTACTTCGCTCAGCATCAACGGGTAAGATATACATCGGGCAGACCTCCCACCTGGAAAATCGTCTGGCGCAACACAACGATCCGGATTGCACGTTCACCATGTACACCAAACGAAATCAGGGACCATGGGTAGTCATCCACACCGAAATGTTCCCAACCCGCCGCCAGGCTATGCTGCGTGAGAAGCAACTCAAGTCGGGCCAGGGCCGCGAATGGATTCGCGCCCACCTCCTCCAGGAGGACGGTGGCTGTTAA
- a CDS encoding type IV toxin-antitoxin system AbiEi family antitoxin domain-containing protein encodes MTTHLEILLRVAESKGLIRARDLAAHGIPRQYLSIACDRGLLERLDRGLYAVPGALQTEHRSLVEVCKLIPHGVICLLSALQFHGMTTQNPFEVWLAIGESKGIPRTCHVPLRIARFSGESLKAGVESHDVDGTELRVFTAAKTVADCFKYRNKIGVDIAAEALRDYLRQRKGPIDGLTKYARVCRVERVMEPYLEALL; translated from the coding sequence ATGACGACACATCTTGAAATCCTTCTGCGCGTGGCGGAAAGCAAAGGGTTAATCCGTGCTCGCGACCTGGCCGCCCATGGCATCCCGAGGCAGTATCTGTCTATCGCGTGCGATCGGGGGCTGCTCGAACGTCTGGACCGTGGTCTTTACGCTGTTCCCGGCGCGCTCCAGACGGAGCATCGCAGCTTGGTGGAAGTCTGCAAGCTCATTCCCCATGGTGTTATCTGCCTGCTTTCCGCGCTCCAGTTTCACGGGATGACCACCCAGAATCCATTCGAAGTCTGGCTGGCCATCGGCGAGTCGAAGGGGATTCCCCGGACCTGCCACGTGCCGCTTCGCATCGCCCGTTTCTCCGGCGAGTCGCTGAAGGCCGGCGTCGAGTCACATGATGTCGATGGTACGGAACTCCGTGTGTTCACTGCCGCCAAGACCGTCGCGGATTGTTTCAAGTACCGCAACAAAATCGGGGTGGACATCGCCGCGGAAGCGCTCCGGGATTATCTGCGCCAGCGCAAAGGGCCGATCGACGGCCTCACGAAGTACGCTCGGGTCTGTCGCGTGGAACGCGTCATGGAGCCCTATCTGGAGGCGCTTCTTTGA
- a CDS encoding acetylxylan esterase → MLVLFRRVLLALVVGFSGVAGAEDASRWRAYPEGLPDGANPLVFNIAAARAPLAAHGDPADAAAWAARAPGVRSALRRGLGLAPWPEKTPLNARITGRAERDFYTVENLVFESRPNFFVTANVYLPKNAARPAPAVVVVPGHAMEDGKNYGLYQLGQLGLVKQGIIVLAYDPIGQGERRLPGFKHELGYGSLLLGQTNEGMIVWDTIRAIDYLTSREDVDAGRIGLAGNSGGGENVFYTMPLDERIQAGASFSFVCSYDLWIAEGGNHCICNHLPGIVHEMEEFEIIGLNAPRAFLAGNGEEDKIFPVAGFRDTMARAGRIYAMQGAADRIAGVLAPAPHGWSPRLREAGAGWVAKWLLGEGDGGLIPEEGIEAEDPKSPDFQALKEGMPEGAETVVTLNRRRAEELIAAYDAPPATPAEWESRAPEWREELWAVLGGRPAAFTPTARVVSQFEWAGIHVEVLSITTEPGMEVAAVFARSGSEDAAKPATIFLGGHEDKGAALESGYARDAIARGPVLILDPRGTGESAQHENHLTSDSILLGRPLFAQQLWDLVQAARYLEGRSEVEGVSAHGVRAGALLAVYAAALEDVFVRVEARDILASYRYFLEDEQPQPISLCVPDILKVADVPQIAALAAPTPLAVGGLVGYGKAALGDAEAADSWAYARAIYAATGAADALRVE, encoded by the coding sequence ATGTTGGTTCTGTTTCGCCGGGTTTTGCTGGCGCTTGTTGTGGGTTTTTCCGGGGTGGCGGGGGCGGAGGATGCGTCGCGGTGGCGGGCGTATCCGGAGGGTTTGCCGGACGGGGCGAACCCGCTTGTGTTCAATATCGCGGCGGCGCGGGCGCCGCTGGCGGCGCATGGGGATCCGGCGGACGCGGCGGCGTGGGCGGCGCGGGCGCCGGGGGTGCGGTCGGCGTTGCGGCGGGGCCTGGGGCTGGCGCCATGGCCGGAGAAGACGCCGCTGAACGCGCGGATCACGGGGCGCGCGGAGCGGGATTTCTACACGGTGGAAAACCTGGTGTTTGAGAGCCGCCCGAACTTCTTTGTCACGGCGAATGTCTACCTGCCGAAAAACGCGGCCCGCCCGGCGCCGGCGGTGGTGGTGGTTCCGGGGCACGCGATGGAGGACGGGAAGAATTACGGGCTCTACCAGCTGGGCCAGCTGGGCCTGGTGAAGCAGGGGATTATCGTTCTGGCGTATGACCCGATCGGGCAGGGGGAGCGCCGGCTTCCGGGCTTCAAGCACGAGCTGGGCTACGGATCGCTGCTTTTGGGGCAGACGAACGAGGGGATGATCGTGTGGGACACCATCCGCGCGATCGACTACCTGACATCGCGGGAGGACGTGGACGCGGGCCGCATCGGGCTGGCGGGGAACTCCGGCGGCGGCGAGAATGTGTTTTACACGATGCCGCTGGACGAGCGCATCCAGGCGGGGGCGTCGTTTTCGTTTGTGTGCTCCTATGATCTCTGGATTGCGGAGGGCGGGAACCACTGCATCTGCAACCACCTCCCGGGCATAGTCCACGAGATGGAGGAATTCGAGATCATCGGGCTGAACGCGCCGCGCGCCTTCCTGGCGGGGAACGGGGAGGAGGACAAGATCTTCCCGGTGGCGGGCTTCCGCGACACGATGGCGCGCGCCGGGCGGATCTACGCGATGCAGGGCGCGGCGGACCGCATCGCCGGGGTGCTGGCGCCCGCGCCGCACGGCTGGAGCCCGCGCCTGCGCGAGGCGGGGGCCGGGTGGGTGGCGAAGTGGCTGCTGGGCGAGGGCGATGGCGGCCTGATCCCGGAGGAGGGGATCGAGGCGGAGGATCCGAAGTCCCCCGATTTCCAGGCGCTGAAGGAGGGCATGCCCGAAGGGGCGGAAACCGTGGTCACGCTGAACCGCCGGCGCGCGGAGGAACTCATCGCGGCCTACGACGCCCCGCCGGCGACCCCGGCGGAATGGGAATCGCGCGCGCCGGAATGGCGCGAGGAACTCTGGGCCGTGCTCGGAGGGCGCCCGGCGGCATTCACCCCAACCGCGCGGGTTGTGTCCCAGTTCGAGTGGGCGGGGATCCACGTCGAAGTGCTCTCCATCACCACGGAGCCCGGCATGGAAGTCGCCGCCGTTTTCGCGCGCTCCGGGAGTGAGGACGCCGCGAAACCGGCCACGATCTTCCTGGGCGGACACGAGGACAAGGGCGCGGCCCTGGAATCGGGCTACGCCCGCGACGCGATCGCGCGCGGCCCCGTGCTGATCCTGGATCCGCGCGGAACGGGCGAGTCCGCGCAGCATGAGAACCATTTGACGAGCGACAGCATCCTCCTCGGGCGCCCGCTCTTCGCGCAGCAGCTGTGGGATCTCGTGCAGGCCGCCCGCTACCTGGAGGGCCGTTCGGAGGTCGAGGGCGTCTCGGCGCACGGCGTGCGCGCGGGCGCGCTTCTCGCGGTCTACGCCGCCGCGCTGGAGGATGTCTTCGTTCGCGTCGAAGCGCGCGATATCCTTGCGAGTTACCGCTACTTCCTCGAAGACGAGCAGCCCCAGCCGATTTCGCTGTGCGTGCCGGACATTCTGAAGGTCGCCGATGTGCCGCAGATCGCGGCGCTCGCCGCCCCGACGCCGCTGGCGGTCGGTGGCCTGGTGGGCTATGGCAAAGCCGCGCTCGGCGATGCGGAGGCGGCTGACTCGTGGGCCTATGCCCGGGCTATCTACGCCGCCACCGGCGCCGCGGATGCGCTTCGGGTGGAGTGA
- a CDS encoding queuosine precursor transporter gives MIPEAIANFFAQQQNLLWIFTVCADLGMTLLLFRFFGRQGLYAVIVLNIILMNLQGPKLTTVFGMETSLGMIIYSGIYFATDLLSEKYGKREAHRAVMMGFATSIIVFAIMSISLLFLPTRDPDKAAFAASVHEAIALLFGFSPRFVLGSLFAYFISQHLDVWTYHYLREKTQGRMLWLRNNASTMSSQLVDTALYSTVVWWGLFDFQTALELAFAKYFFKVIIAAIDTPFIYWARTWDVSDRDWVDTPREYARAG, from the coding sequence ATGATACCCGAAGCCATCGCCAACTTTTTCGCCCAGCAGCAGAATCTGCTCTGGATCTTCACGGTCTGCGCGGACCTCGGCATGACCCTGCTGCTGTTTCGCTTCTTCGGGCGCCAGGGGCTCTACGCGGTGATCGTGCTGAATATCATCCTGATGAACCTCCAGGGGCCGAAGCTCACCACCGTCTTCGGGATGGAGACGAGCCTGGGCATGATCATCTATTCGGGCATCTACTTCGCCACGGACCTCCTGAGCGAGAAATACGGCAAGCGCGAGGCGCACCGCGCGGTCATGATGGGCTTCGCGACGAGCATTATCGTGTTCGCCATCATGTCGATCAGCCTGCTCTTCCTCCCCACGCGGGATCCCGACAAGGCGGCCTTCGCCGCGTCGGTCCACGAGGCGATCGCGCTGCTCTTCGGCTTCTCCCCACGCTTCGTGCTGGGGTCGCTGTTCGCCTATTTCATCAGCCAGCATCTCGACGTGTGGACCTACCACTACCTGCGCGAGAAGACGCAGGGGCGCATGCTATGGCTGCGCAACAACGCTTCCACCATGAGCTCGCAGCTCGTGGACACCGCGCTCTACTCCACCGTGGTCTGGTGGGGACTGTTCGACTTCCAGACCGCGCTGGAGCTGGCCTTCGCCAAGTATTTCTTCAAGGTGATCATCGCCGCCATCGACACGCCGTTCATTTACTGGGCGCGCACCTGGGATGTGTCCGATCGCGACTGGGTGGATACGCCGCGCGAATACGCACGCGCCGGCTGA
- a CDS encoding DUF1080 domain-containing protein — MKSIFAAIALLIAALPAAAQDPGPFLGRWALTIPSGHAGWLEITREAGYLDGRILWGGGSVLPVDSVYLDGDTLYVTRLNEVERKDSDGSLVRTQHYTESITARLNGADALELTHEKVNTDGLGVVRNAFTGKRIPELPPAPDLSQATYGAPVVLFNGLSLDGWSLTDPDAHNGWRAEDGVLMNDPVQEEGQPKKHYGNLRTDAEFEDFNLTLEVNVPERGNSGVYLRGVYEVQVVDSHGKAPHVQHMGAVYSRIAPSEAAEKPAGEWQHLDITLVERHITVKLNGTTIIDNQPLLGCTGGALWSDEFRPGPIYLQGDHTGVKYREIVLRPVVK, encoded by the coding sequence ATGAAGTCGATTTTCGCCGCGATCGCCCTGCTCATTGCCGCGCTGCCCGCCGCCGCGCAGGATCCCGGACCGTTTCTGGGCCGCTGGGCCCTCACCATTCCCTCCGGCCACGCGGGCTGGCTCGAAATCACCCGGGAAGCGGGCTACCTCGACGGGCGCATCCTCTGGGGCGGCGGCAGCGTGCTCCCCGTGGACAGCGTCTACCTCGATGGCGACACGCTCTACGTCACGCGGCTGAACGAGGTTGAGCGAAAGGATTCCGATGGCAGCCTCGTCCGGACGCAGCACTACACCGAATCCATCACGGCCCGCCTGAACGGCGCGGATGCGCTTGAACTCACGCACGAGAAGGTCAATACCGACGGCCTGGGCGTCGTCCGGAACGCCTTTACCGGCAAGCGGATCCCCGAGCTTCCGCCCGCGCCCGATTTGTCGCAGGCGACTTACGGCGCGCCCGTCGTGCTCTTCAACGGACTCAGCCTGGACGGGTGGTCCCTCACCGATCCGGATGCGCACAACGGCTGGCGCGCCGAAGACGGCGTCCTCATGAACGATCCCGTCCAGGAGGAGGGCCAGCCGAAGAAGCACTACGGCAATCTCCGGACCGATGCGGAATTCGAGGACTTCAACCTGACGCTCGAAGTGAACGTGCCCGAGCGGGGCAACAGCGGCGTCTATTTGCGCGGCGTATACGAGGTGCAAGTCGTTGACAGCCACGGGAAGGCGCCGCACGTGCAGCACATGGGCGCTGTCTACAGCCGCATCGCCCCGAGCGAGGCGGCCGAGAAGCCCGCGGGCGAATGGCAACATCTGGACATTACGCTCGTCGAGCGCCACATCACCGTGAAGCTGAACGGGACCACGATCATCGATAACCAGCCCCTGCTCGGCTGCACCGGCGGCGCCCTCTGGTCCGACGAGTTCCGCCCCGGACCGATCTACCTCCAGGGCGACCACACCGGCGTGAAGTACCGGGAGATCGTGCTGCGCCCCGTGGTGAAATAG
- a CDS encoding heparinase II/III family protein, whose product MFRSPIVPCVLAALAAAPFVVHAQEDRKAEYVRAVVRGAGLMPWQEAGVSEAEREFRAMIEARKDELIARARPAHPAYYSADAIARAKENVANHEWARNWLAGQVARADEVAGMPAGWIEQMIPLEAPSHAYGFTCPACVGEKSQEGVGDPLVGWNYRNPEQFSCRACGTVFPNEAYPETEVLRLPRTGHEVRYYLNPAEQANPDDRSGKLAWHWVGYPIHNSFTGIIRERKVSFMRDAVQSLGIAYLFTGEPRYAVAARDILVRLAVCYRQWPYRDYWDTYADCDPLYAAWHDRELPIEWKRHLSEGAYAKDTVEKARMLQNYWGAGRFHPSTDSVSGLTGVVQAYDFTANARDADGNPIWDDASRDRVVRDLFLEWTMGAEPYIGGPGRADEKNNKAPRIYNAMAALGKCLGIPEYADVALRGYERVRDASFLYDGLSTESPSYTNMYLAQLLIVPESLHGYTWPDGFPGRGGTVDLYAQDSQLRMMYRAVLDTVLPDGAYLPLSDTRLNSKPSAHILQMGARHYPEIYAGVLPNIHRRTGDEYAVFNLSDGELNEEKPLPLNEIYFPAWKTAILRHGAGADTDTLTLAFNPPGGHRHYDNLALFYADGDQTIVGDHGYLGDMPVNRWIKATSSHNLVIVDGAEQEFGARTTSFEFMVTSPLASVVEASSTAYSQCGEYRRRVALVKHGAHATFAIDLFSVQGGSEHRFRAYSEVAASDGADGRLEFRGVSLPPEAPLPDVGASLAEADIYGLRDVRSGAPEGDAWDATWSQADAAYRLWMAAPCDAVEAANGPGQRTHDETGRRVRYVDAVRRGDAGLASRFLAVHASRKGDQPFPVTAVRRIATNAGPEATALRIDTDAGTYYALNDFAETGEVDGIHFQGRFALVFRPAKGAAQCLAVEAALLEVDGVAISDRTPVWRTGVANVSADAYRAEAAPPADWRFSPGPARAYARVRIDGDWTGFPIDRIDGDRVLVDRFPAQAADALEVPAVAYVGAVK is encoded by the coding sequence ATGTTTCGTAGCCCGATTGTCCCATGTGTACTCGCGGCGCTCGCCGCCGCTCCCTTCGTTGTCCACGCCCAGGAAGACCGCAAGGCGGAATACGTCCGCGCGGTGGTGCGCGGCGCGGGGCTGATGCCCTGGCAGGAAGCCGGGGTGTCGGAGGCGGAGCGTGAGTTCCGCGCGATGATCGAGGCGCGCAAGGACGAACTGATCGCCCGGGCGCGGCCCGCGCACCCCGCCTACTACAGCGCGGACGCGATCGCGCGCGCGAAGGAGAACGTGGCGAACCACGAGTGGGCGCGGAATTGGCTCGCCGGCCAGGTGGCCCGGGCGGATGAAGTGGCTGGCATGCCGGCGGGCTGGATCGAGCAGATGATCCCGCTGGAGGCCCCCTCCCACGCCTACGGCTTCACCTGCCCGGCGTGCGTGGGCGAGAAGAGCCAGGAGGGCGTTGGCGATCCCCTCGTGGGCTGGAATTACCGCAACCCGGAGCAGTTCAGCTGCCGCGCCTGTGGGACGGTCTTCCCGAACGAGGCGTACCCCGAGACGGAGGTGTTGCGCCTGCCGCGGACGGGCCACGAGGTGCGCTACTACCTGAACCCCGCGGAGCAGGCGAACCCGGACGACCGGAGCGGAAAGCTGGCGTGGCACTGGGTGGGTTATCCCATCCACAACAGCTTCACGGGCATTATCCGCGAGCGTAAGGTGTCGTTCATGCGCGATGCGGTGCAATCGCTGGGAATTGCGTATCTGTTCACCGGGGAGCCGCGCTACGCGGTGGCGGCGCGGGATATCCTCGTGCGTCTGGCCGTGTGCTACCGGCAATGGCCCTACCGGGACTATTGGGACACCTACGCGGACTGCGATCCGCTCTACGCGGCGTGGCACGACCGCGAACTGCCCATCGAATGGAAGCGCCACCTCTCCGAAGGGGCCTATGCGAAGGATACGGTGGAAAAGGCGCGCATGCTCCAGAATTATTGGGGCGCGGGGCGCTTCCACCCGAGCACGGACTCGGTGAGCGGGCTGACGGGCGTGGTGCAGGCCTATGATTTCACGGCCAATGCGCGCGACGCCGACGGAAACCCGATCTGGGACGACGCCTCGCGGGATCGGGTGGTTCGGGACCTCTTTCTGGAGTGGACCATGGGCGCGGAGCCCTACATCGGCGGGCCGGGAAGAGCCGACGAGAAGAACAACAAGGCCCCGCGCATCTACAACGCCATGGCGGCGCTGGGCAAGTGCCTGGGCATCCCGGAATACGCCGACGTGGCGCTGCGGGGCTATGAGCGGGTGCGGGACGCGTCCTTCCTTTATGACGGCCTCAGCACCGAGAGCCCCTCGTATACCAACATGTACCTGGCCCAACTGCTCATCGTGCCGGAGTCGCTCCATGGCTACACCTGGCCCGACGGCTTTCCGGGCCGCGGCGGCACGGTCGACCTTTATGCGCAGGATTCCCAGCTCCGCATGATGTACCGCGCCGTGCTGGACACCGTACTGCCGGACGGCGCCTACCTGCCCCTGAGCGATACGCGCCTGAACTCGAAGCCCTCGGCGCACATCCTTCAAATGGGCGCCCGGCACTATCCCGAAATTTACGCCGGGGTGCTCCCCAATATCCACCGGCGCACCGGCGACGAATACGCCGTATTCAATCTCTCCGACGGGGAATTGAACGAGGAGAAGCCGCTGCCTTTGAATGAAATCTACTTTCCCGCGTGGAAGACGGCGATCCTGCGCCATGGCGCGGGCGCGGATACCGACACCCTCACGCTGGCCTTCAACCCACCTGGCGGGCACCGGCACTATGACAACCTGGCGCTCTTTTACGCCGATGGGGACCAGACCATCGTAGGCGATCATGGCTACCTCGGCGATATGCCGGTCAATCGATGGATCAAGGCTACGTCCAGTCACAACCTGGTGATTGTGGACGGCGCGGAGCAGGAGTTCGGCGCACGCACGACCTCATTTGAGTTTATGGTTACTTCTCCCCTGGCGTCGGTCGTGGAGGCGAGCTCGACGGCCTACTCCCAATGCGGCGAGTACCGGCGGCGGGTCGCGCTGGTCAAACACGGCGCGCACGCGACCTTCGCAATCGACCTGTTTTCGGTTCAGGGCGGCTCGGAGCACCGCTTCCGCGCCTACAGTGAAGTCGCCGCGAGCGATGGGGCGGACGGGCGGCTCGAGTTCCGGGGCGTCTCCCTGCCCCCGGAGGCGCCGCTGCCCGACGTCGGCGCAAGTCTGGCCGAGGCGGACATCTACGGGCTCCGCGATGTGCGGTCGGGCGCGCCCGAGGGCGATGCGTGGGATGCCACCTGGTCGCAGGCGGACGCCGCCTACCGCCTGTGGATGGCCGCGCCGTGCGACGCGGTGGAAGCGGCGAACGGCCCGGGCCAGCGCACGCACGACGAAACCGGGCGCCGGGTGCGTTATGTGGACGCCGTGCGCCGGGGCGACGCGGGGCTTGCGAGCCGGTTTCTGGCGGTGCATGCCTCCCGGAAAGGCGACCAGCCGTTCCCGGTTACGGCGGTGCGGCGCATCGCAACCAATGCGGGGCCCGAGGCGACCGCGCTCCGGATCGACACGGACGCCGGTACATATTATGCCCTCAACGATTTCGCGGAAACGGGCGAAGTGGACGGCATCCACTTTCAGGGGCGCTTCGCGCTGGTCTTCCGCCCCGCGAAAGGCGCGGCGCAGTGTCTTGCCGTCGAAGCGGCGCTGCTGGAGGTGGATGGTGTGGCGATCTCGGACAGGACGCCTGTATGGCGCACCGGCGTGGCGAACGTATCGGCGGACGCATACCGGGCGGAGGCTGCCCCGCCCGCCGATTGGCGCTTCTCCCCCGGTCCCGCGCGGGCCTACGCCCGGGTGCGCATCGACGGAGACTGGACCGGTTTTCCGATAGACCGCATTGATGGGGACCGCGTGCTCGTGGATCGCTTCCCGGCGCAGGCGGCGGACGCGCTGGAAGTGCCTGCGGTGGCTTATGTTGGGGCGGTGAAGTAG
- a CDS encoding GIY-YIG nuclease family protein, which translates to MYYVYVLRSESTGKIYIGQTSHLEKRLAQHNDPDYTFTMYTGQPLAAT; encoded by the coding sequence GTGTACTACGTGTACGTACTTCGCTCAGAATCAACGGGCAAGATATACATCGGGCAGACCTCCCACCTGGAAAAACGTCTGGCGCAACACAACGATCCTGACTACACGTTCACGATGTACACAGGGCAGCCCTTGGCCGCGACCTAA